The following are encoded together in the Vidua macroura isolate BioBank_ID:100142 chromosome 6, ASM2450914v1, whole genome shotgun sequence genome:
- the VPS51 gene encoding vacuolar protein sorting-associated protein 51 homolog, with protein MAAVTTESGAGSGAAGSPEATGGSTGGGGWRRPHGPLQRYYGPSTAEAAEAAPDPTDINGPHFDPEVFMTKVRSECPLGQLLAREAALGREIRALDSDMQTLLYENYNKFISATDTIRKMKVDFRHMEAEMDDLAANMAAISASSARVSAALQDRHRRGAQLAGVQALLRKLQALVEVPGRLRRWAGTEPARALRCHARARAVLRHYRHLPSFRAIEDESHAIMADLAQRLRTRLREETLDPKELTECVEMLLQLEEPAEELSEEFLSQAGARLEAELAALEAELPAADPSGTASTPPPPASDILDFVDRGSSAFVGTLCQLAGSYRALFGGEDTGRLEPFAAALATRYFALLERRLALERGLGDTSLLVRALDRFHRRLRALLELLPAGADAAAALVARAARERVDRYLRALQTFFLGCLGDVRQALAAPRPPGKEGPGLPDLLATLAASVLGQLKAVLAYVQLFTARDVAFASLPYFKGEFCVTAVREGLVVAFVRWLCRTARGFADGPAERGAPAAPPALLLLLARLCLDYENSTISYILTLTDEQFPPQDSGPAVTPGPALCAEARAAAQRLLDHYVQVQGAAVAQMLRKSVETRDWLGTVEPRNVRAVMKRVVEDITAIDVQVGQLFEEGVRRAQSSDSSRRAFSVYSSSRAPGRYAPSYTPSAPMDTHLLSNIQKLFSERIDIFSPVEFNKVSVLTGIIKISLKTLLECVRLRTLGRFGLQQVQVDGHYLQLYLWRFASDERVVQGLLDEVAASAAHRCLDPVPMEHSVVELICERG; from the exons ATGGCGGCGGTGACAACGGagagcggggccgggagcggggccgcaGGCAGCCCCGAGGCCACCGGCGGGAGCACCGGGGGCGGCGGGTGGCGGCGTCCCCACGGGCCGCTCCAGCGCTACTATGGCCCGTCCACTGCCGAGGCGGCCGAGGCGGCCCCGGACCCCACCGACATCAACGGGCCCCACTTCGACCCGGAGGTGTTCATGACCAAG GTGCGCAGCGAGTGtcccctggggcagctcctggcccgCGAGGCCGCGCTGGGCCGGGAGATCCGCGCCCTGGACAGTGACATGCAGACCCTGCTCTACGAGAACTACAACAAATTCATCTCCGCCACTG ACACCATCCGGAAGATGAAGGTAGATTTCCGGCACATGGAAGCAGAGATGGATGACCTGGCGGCCAACATGGCGGCCATCAGCGCCTCGAGCGCCCGCGTCAGCGCCGCGCTGCAGGACCGGCACCGCCGCGGCGCCCAGCTGGCCG GGGTGCAGGCGCTGCTGCGGAAGCTGCAGGCGCTGGTGGAGGTGCCGGGGCGGCTGCGGCGCTGGGCAGGGACGGAGCCAGCTCGTGCCCTGCGCTGCCACGCCCGCGCCCGCGCCGTGCTGCGCCACTACCGCCACCTGCCCTCCTTCCGCGCCATCGAGGACGAGAGCCACGCCATCATGGCCGACCTGGCCCAGCGCCTCCGCACACGCCTCCG GGAGGAGACACTGGATCCCAAGGAACTCACCGAGTGtgtggagatgctgctgcagctggaggagccgGCCGAGGAGCTGAGCGAGGAGTTCCTGAGCCAGGCGGGCGCGCGCCTCGAGGCCGAGCTGGCGGCGCTGGAGGCCGAGCTGCCCGCGGCCGACCCCTCGGGCACGGCCAGCACGCCGCCACCGCCCGCCTCCGACATCCTGGACTTCGTGGACCGCGGCAGCTCGGCCTTCGTGGGCACGCTGTGCCAGCTGGCCGGCTCGTACCGCGCGCTGTTCGGCGGGGAGGACACGGGGCGCCTGGAGCCCTTTGCCGCCGCGCTGGCCACCCGCTACTTCGCGCTGCTGGAGCGGCGGCTGGCGCTGGAGCGCGGCCTGGGCGACACGTCCCTGCTGGTGCGGGCGCTCGACCGCTTCCACCGCCGGCTGCGCGCGCTGCTCGAGCTGCTGCCCGCGGGCGCCGACGCTGCCGCCGCGCTGGTGGCCCGGGCCGCCCGCGAGCGCGTCGACCGCTACCTGCGCGCCCTGCAGACCTTCTTCCTGGGCTGCCTGGGTGACGTGCGCCAGGCGCTGGCTGCCCCTCGGCCCCCCGGCAAAGAGGGGCCCGGCCTGCCcgacctgctggccacgctggCCGCCTCCGTGCTGGGCCAGCTCAAGGCCGTGCTGGCCTATGTGCAGCTCTTCACCGCCAGGGACGTCGCCTTTGCCAGCCTGCCCTACTTCAAG GGGGAGttctgtgtgacagcagtgcGTGAGGGACTGGTGGTGGCCTTCGTGCGCTGGCTGTGCCGCACCGCCCGTGGCTTCGCTGATGGCCCGGCTGAGCGGGGAGCTCCCGCTGCTCCcccggccctgctgctgctcctcgcCCGTCTCTGCCTGGACTACGAGAACTCCACCATCAGCTACATCCTCACCCTCACGGATGAGCAGTTCCCGCCCCAG GACTCGGGGCCGGCGGTGACGCCGGGGCCGGCGCTGTGTGCGgaggcgcgggcggcggcgcaGCGGCTGCTGGACCACTACGTGCAGGTGCAGGGCGCGGCCGTGGCGCAGATGCTGCGCAAGAGCGTCGAGACGCGCGACTGGCTGGGCACCGTCGAGCCGCGCAACGTGCGCGCCGTCATGAAGCGTGTGGTGGAGGACATCACCGCCATCGACGTCCAG GTGGGGCAGCTCTTCGAGGAGGGTGTGAGGCGGGCGCAGAGCAGCGATTCCAGCCGGCGCGCCTTCTCCGTCTACAGCAGCTCGCGGGCGCCTGGCCGCTATGCCCCCAGCTACACCCCCAG TGCCCCCATGGATACCCACCTGCTCAGCAACATCCAGAAGCTTTTCTCTGAGCGCATCGATATCTTCAGCCCTGTTGAGTTTAACAAG GTGTCGGTGCTGACGGGGATCATCAAGATCAGCCTGAAGACGCTGCTGGAGTGCGTGCGGCTGCGCACGCTGGGGCGCTTCGGGCTGCAGCAGGTGCAGGTGGACGGGCACTACCTGCAGCTCTACCTGTGGCGCTTCGCCTCCGACGAGCGCGtggtgcaggggctgctggacGAGGTGGCCGCCAGCGCTGCCCACCGCTGCCTTGACCCCGTCCCCATGGAGCACAGCGTCGTCGAGCTCATCTGCGAGCGCGGGTAG